One Diabrotica virgifera virgifera chromosome 3, PGI_DIABVI_V3a genomic window carries:
- the LOC114330106 gene encoding probable ATP-dependent RNA helicase DDX23, with amino-acid sequence MGSDKKRRSRSRDKDKRKRSRSRSKERSDREKIRDSDRHKRHRSRSREKDYPSSSKHDKFDKEKYKSDRDKYDDKDKKYKDAKKEEEEELEKVKVETKTEVKQEPAKKEPLSLEELLTKKKAEEAAKSKPVFLTKEQRAAEALKRRQEEIAKVRKQQDEERKIVEAVQAGREVEVKRDDRDYRRNRDRDREEEKQKDKDKEKEQDAIKERYLGLIKKKRRVRRLNDRKFVFDWDAGEDTSLDYNNLYKERHQVQFFGRGNLAGIDIKAQKRDQSKFYGELLEKRRTDAEKAQEKVRLKKVRRREEKQLWDDRHWTDKELPEMTERDWRIFREDYNITIKGGKIPEPIRTWKESGIQKELLEIIEKIGYKDPTPIQRQAIPIGMQNRDIIGVAETGSGKTLAFLIPLLSWIQSLPKLERNEDADQGPYAIILAPTRELAQQIEEETVKFGQPLGIRTVVVVGGLSREEQGFRLRLGCEIVIATPGRLIDVLENRYLVLNQCTYIVLDEADRMIDLGFEPDVQKILEYMPVTNLKPDSEEAEDSRLLLANYNSKKKYRQTVMFTATMPPAVERLARTYLRRPAVVYIGSIGKPVERVEQIVHIVGENDKRKKLMEYLSRGFEPPVIIFVNQKKGADVLAKGLEKLGYNACTLHGGKGQEQREYALASLKGGSKDILVATDVAGRGIDIKDVSMVINYDMAKTIEDYTHRIGRTGRAGKTGIAVSFCTNDDSALFYDLKQMLLSSPVSSCPPELMNHSECQLKPNQPKRRRDEMIFA; translated from the exons ATGGGAAGTGATAAAAAACGTCGTTCTCGAAGCCGAGATAAAGACAAGCGTAAACGTTCCCGATCTAGAAGCAAAGAACGTTCCGATAGAGAGAAAATTCGCGATTCTGATAGACACAAAAGACATCGCTCTCGTTCAAGAGAAAAAGATTACCCCAGTAGTAGCAAACATGATAAATTCGACAAGGAAAAATATAAAAGCGATAGAGATAAATACGACGACAAGGACAAGAAATATAAAGATGCCAAAAAAGAGGAGGAAGAAGAACTGGAGAAGGTTAAGGTAGAAACCAAAACTGAAGTTAAACAAGAACCAGCGAAGAAGGAACCTCTTTCGTTGGAGGAACTGCTAACAAAAAAGAAAGCGGAAGAAGCAGCTAAAAGTAAACCCGTGTTTCTTACCAAGGAACAAAGAGCTGCAGAGGCACTGAAAAGACGCCAGGAAGAAATTGCTAAAGTGAGGAAACAGCAGGACGAGGAAAGGAAAATTGTAGAAGCTGTTCAAGCTGGTCGAGAAGTAGAAGTTAAACGAGACGATAGGGATTATAGAAGAAACAGGGATAGAGATAGAGAGGAGGAGAAGCAGAAAGATAAGGACAAAGAGAAGGAGCAGGATGCTATTAAAGAGAGGTATTTAGGGCTTATTAAGAAAAAGAGGCGAGTGAGGCGGCTTAATGATAGGAAGTTTGTGTTTGACTGGGATGCTGGAGAAGATACTTCGTTGGATTATAACAATTTGTATAAAGAAAGACATCAG GTGCAATTCTTTGGCAGAGGTAATCTAGCAGGAATCGATATCAAAGCTCAAAAGAGGGATCAGAGCAAGTTTTATGGAGAATTACTTGAAAAAAGAAGAACAGATGCAGAAAAGGCACAAGAGAAGGTGAGGTTAAAGAAGGTGAGAAGACGAGAGGAGAAACAATTGTGGGATGACAGACATTGGACTGACAAGGAGTTGCCGGAGATGACTGAGAGAGATTGGCGGATATTTAGGGAGGATTATAACATCACTATCAAAG GTGGAAAAATACCTGAACCAATACGAACCTGGAAAGAATCTGGCATTCAAAAAGAACTTCTAGAAATTATCGAAAAGATCGGATACAAGGATCCAACTCCTATCCAACGTCAGGCCATTCCAATCGGAATGCAAAACAGAGACATCATCGGTGTAGCAGAAACCGGTTCTGGTAAAACGCTGGCGTTCTTAATTCCGCTTCTATCGTGGATTCAAAGCTTGCCGAAGCTAGAACGCAACGAAGATGCAGATCAAGGCCCCTATGCGATTATTTTGGCTCCTACGAGAGAGTTGGCACAACAAATCGAAGAAGAAACTGTTAAGTTTGGTCAACCGTTGGGAATAAGAACCGTGGTAGTGGTTGGTGGTCTTAGCAGAGAAGAACAAGGTTTTAGACTACGTCTTGGGTGTGAAATTGTCATTGCTACACCGGGTCGTCTCATCGACGTCTTAGAAAATCGGTACTTGGTCTTGAACCAATGTACATACATTGTACTTGATGAAGCCGATAGGATGATAGATTTGGGTTTTGAGCCTGACGTGCAAAAGATCTTGGAGTACATGCCTGTCACAAATTTGAAGCCCGATTCAGAAGAAGCCGAAGACAGTCGATTGCTATTGGCGAACTACAACAGTAAGAAAAAGTACAGGCAAACTGTCATGTTTACAGCTACGATGCCTCCAGCTGTAGAAAGATTGGCTAGGACTTATCTGCGTCGTCCGGCTGTAGTATATATCGGTTCTATAGGAAAACCGGTAGAAAGAGTCGAACAGATAGTGCATATTGTGGGCGAAAACGACAAGAGGAAGAAACTTATGGAGTACTTATCGAGAG GTTTTGAACCTCCAGTTATCATCTTCGTTAACCAGAAGAAGGGGGCGGACGTGCTGGCCAAAGGTTTGGAAAAACTTGGATACAATGCGTGTACTTTGCACGGTGGTAAAGGACAAGAACAGAGAGAGTATGCTCTGGCGAGTCTCAAAGGGGGATCCAAAGATATTTTGGTTGCCACTGACGTTGCTGGTAGAGGTATCGATATTAAGGACGTTTCTATGGTCATTAACTATGACATGGCGAAGACTATTGAAG ATTACACTCACCGTATCGGTCGTACTGGTCGTGCCGGTAAGACTGGTATCGCTGTCAGTTTCTGCACCAATGACGACTCAGCGCTCTTCTACGATCTTAAGCAGATGTTGCTATCATCGCCAGTATCTTCGTGTCCACCAGAATTGATGAATCACTCTGAGTGTCAATTGAAGCCCAATCAGCCGAAGAGGAGGAGGGACGAGATGATTTTTGCCTAA